Proteins encoded by one window of Arachis hypogaea cultivar Tifrunner chromosome 1, arahy.Tifrunner.gnm2.J5K5, whole genome shotgun sequence:
- the LOC140181206 gene encoding secreted RxLR effector protein 161-like produces the protein MGKLSHCLDCPTQAHYTATLCVLKYLKQSPATGLFFATSSNVSPTGFSDADWAVCLDTRRSVTGYCFYLGSSLISWKSKKQPTVARSSSEAEYRTLTLAVCEAQWISFILADLHLPVTKPIPLYCDSQSALYIAAIPVFHERTKHIEVDCHVVRERESHFWFIEVASDFHQGSSC, from the coding sequence ATGGGAAAGTTGAGTCATTGTTTAGATTGTCCAACCCAAGCTCACTACACAGCGACTTTATGTGTGCTTAAGTATCTCAAACAGTCACCAGCCACTGGCTTGTTCTTTGCTACATCCTCAAACGTCTCTCCAACAGGCTTCTCGGATGCCGATTGGGCAGTCTGCCTCGATACAAGGCGGTCTGTAACTGGTTACTGCTTCTATCTTGGCAGCTCCCTTATATCATGGAAGAGCAAAAAGCAACCCACTGTGGCTCGATCATCCTCTGAGGCAGAGTATCGCACACTTACTCTAGCTGTTTGTGAGGCTCAATGGATCTCCTTCATCCTTGCCGATCTCCACCTCCCGGTTACAAAGCCTATACCCCTTTATTGTGATAGTCAATCTGCACTCTACATAGCTGCCATACCAGTATTTCATGAGAGGACGAAACATATTGAAGTCGACTGCCATgttgttagagagagagagagccatTTCTGGTTTATTGAAGTTGCTTCTGATTTCCACCAAGGCTCAAGTTGCTGA